The Elusimicrobiota bacterium DNA segment CGGGCTGGCGCATCCCTCTGACTCCTCCCGGCTCCTTGGGACTGTCTTTGCATCGGACCCTGGAGTGCTTCCACCGCAGGGATAATCCTTCCGAGGACGACCTGTGGGCCTGCTATGAGAGCCGCTGGCTCAGCGCCGGCTACTCGGACGAGCAGGCCCGGGAGTCCTGGCGCGGCAAGGGGCGGCGCATCCTGGAGCGCTATCTGGCCGACGAGCGGGAGCGGCGCGCGGTGATCGAGGCCGTGGAGCGGGAGTTCATCTACCCCTTGGGCCGCCATGAGGTGCGGGGCATGATCGACCGCATCGACCGCCATCCGGACGGGCGGCTGGAGGTCATCGACTACAAGACCTACGGCTCGGGCGATGAGAAGGGGCCGCGCGACGGCCTGCAGCTGCGCTTCTACGGCCTGGGCTGCCGCGAGGCTTTGGCCAAGGAGCCCGACCTGCTGACCTGGTACTTCGTGGCGGAGAGCCGCAAGATCACGGTCCCTTACGACGCGGCGGGCGAAGAGGGGCTCAAAGCTCTGATCCTGGAGACGGCGGACCGCATCGAGGCGGGGAAGTTCCCGCCGGACACGAGCTTCTGCCCGCGCTGCGATTTTCGCCAGCGCTGCACCCACTCGGTCGCCCAGGAGGCCCCATGAGGCTCGGCCCGTTCATCTTCGCGCTGGCGCTGTCCTGGGCGGCGCAGGACCAGGACCCGGATGCGGTCCTGAGCGGCTTCGCGGCGCCCCTGCAGAATCTGGCCGGGACCACGGCGTACGCGGACTCGGACGTGAAGTGCGCCTCCGAGTGGGCGCTGTGGGACATGCTCAGCGACCTCGCCAAGAAGCGCGCCGACGGCGTCGCCAAGCCCGAGCCGGACCTCGGCCTCGTCGAGACCGGCCTGCGGCTGACCATGCGCCTCAACACCGGCGAGCTCAAGCGCTTCGGCTCCAAGCCCTATCCCGCGGATGAGGATTTCCGCTGGGCCGCCGCGGAGGCCGGCAAGGCCGTCCAGGCCCACGCGGCCGGTCTCAAGCCCGAGGACGACCTGCTCGCCTCCCCGCACGCCCGCGCGGTCGAACGGATCATGGTCAAGGCGCTCAAGCGCATGATCGCCTTCCGGCTGCGCCCGCAGACGCGCGGCACCTTCGCGGTCCCGCCTTTCAGCCAGGGGCCGGAAAGCTTCTACGTGAACAAGGCCGTCATGAACAAGAGCGGCGAGACCTACTCCTTCCCGCCATGGCCGGACCGGAGATGAGCCCGCTCAGGCTGAGGGCCGTCTAGCGGCAATGCCGGTCACTTAGCGGCACGCAGTTGTTGTGCTATGACGAAAGACGGCGACTTGATGCGCCAATTTGTCATATTTTTCCATCACTTCTAGCCATCCCACCGCCAGCGCTGGAGGTATTGCTGAATTTATCATTATTTCATAAATGGAATTGGCATTTCAG contains these protein-coding regions:
- a CDS encoding PD-(D/E)XK nuclease family protein, whose product is MEISFTRLRVYRECPWKYQLQFVAGWRIPLTPPGSLGLSLHRTLECFHRRDNPSEDDLWACYESRWLSAGYSDEQARESWRGKGRRILERYLADERERRAVIEAVEREFIYPLGRHEVRGMIDRIDRHPDGRLEVIDYKTYGSGDEKGPRDGLQLRFYGLGCREALAKEPDLLTWYFVAESRKITVPYDAAGEEGLKALILETADRIEAGKFPPDTSFCPRCDFRQRCTHSVAQEAP